In a genomic window of Primulina huaijiensis isolate GDHJ02 chromosome 10, ASM1229523v2, whole genome shotgun sequence:
- the LOC140986140 gene encoding uncharacterized protein isoform X3 — MARGGKFGLKREARNNIPLSRKGSDESDEDYTVGEDEDFNESEDEDCSLAEDESEDSLGEFVEEEEEEEEPVTIKKKVRKPGGGKCVQGRKKNGFAKGRKEKITYSEEEDYDDDVDDDDDDFFVSKLKRKHTLAWQEEEDDDVEDLLDGFDLKIPRTSFEKKNGGYKEKARKSTKVLNQKVEEEGDYDDSYEDDDEEFTPDEVDGFDEEELPATKKNKVGRLRVQETYIARGKRRKRNTEVLKKTKRKEPVIEKSLRKRIKSDHGESSLKNHVFLKKKKDPKPVQGRRRKPSLDYDSDFVSSGSVDCEYRVSEEEREQVREASEFCGSVATALRSSNALKMVKEEEFLPLQRKCPGRKGKEKVVDMNVAVGMQVCGICLSEEGKRTVRGMLNCCSHYFCFTCIMEWSKVESRCPLCKQRFATVCRTARDDLRDLVIQVPERDQVYQPSEEELRGYLDPYENVLCTECLQGGDDALMLLCDICDSPAHSYCVGLGREVPEGNWYCDGCRPTALTSLNAPHLNPTLDLGASNNLPVISSPVATVRETFDLNELYVPETPLTQVAIPSPSPRHSIGDTQATSPGSGSGAFTLFERRRIQRQIHQLLNGRGHPLNNRSRQLDGNDAVSPVTVISLFGSQITRDGVLAPQHTVNQSRMAPQNIHRQGRLPENSTPLLYRREVMLPRLSSLRGHVLHNQASTSTNHTFDGLAHGEFVGINERISRDMSNQQLYPCSSTSNTGSEASMSPFQFREVHLSLRKRTSALVPVPSRTLQGSMRTPF, encoded by the exons ATGGCTAGAGGTGGAAAATTTGGATTGAAGCGGGAGGCCAGGAACAACATTCCATTGAGTAGAAAAGGTTCAGATGAGTCTGACGAAGATTACACCGTGGGTGAAGATGAGGATTTCAATGAGTCAGAGGATGAAGATTGTTCTCTTGCTGAGGATGAATCAGAAGATAGTCTAGGAGAATTTGTggaagaggaagaggaagaggaGGAGCCGGTTACGATAAAAAAGAAGGTTAGGAAACCTGGAGGTGGAAAGTGTGTTCAAGGGAGAAAGAAGAATGGATTTGCAAAGGGAAGAAAGGAAAAGATAACGTATAGTGAAGAAGAGGATTATGATGATGACGtcgacgacgacgacgacgactTTTTTGTCTCTAAGCTGAAAAGAAAACATACGCTGGCATGGCAAGAAGAGGAAGATGACGATGTCGAAGATTTGTTGGACGGTTTTGATCTCAAAATACCAAGAACAAGTTTTGAAAAAAAGAATGGTGGTTATAAGGAGAAGGCTAGAAAGAGCACTAAAGTTTTAAATCAAAAAGTAGAGGAAGaaggtgattatgatgattcATACGAAGACGATGATGAGGAATTTACACCAGATGAGGTTGATGGCTTTGATGAGGAAGAGTTACCTGCCACAAAAAAGAATAAGGTTGGCAGGCTCAGGGTGCAGGAGACTTATATTGCCAGAGGAAAAAGGAGAAAGAGGAATACTGAGGTCTTGAAGAAGACTAAAAGGAAGGAACCTGTGATAGAAAAAAGTTTGAGGAAAAGAATCAAATCTGATCATGGTGAGTCTTCGCTTAAGAATCATGTGTTTCTGAAGAAGAAAAAGGACCCTAAACCTGTTCAAGGAAGGAGAAGAAAACCGAGTTTAGATTATGATTCAGATTTCGTGAGTTCCGGGTCAGTTGATTGTGAATACAGAGTCTCTGAAGAAGAGAGAGAACAAGTTAGAGAGGCTAGTGAATTTTGTGGAAGTGTGGCCACTGCTTTGAGGAGTTCAAATGCTTTGAAGATGGTTAAAGAAGAAGAATTTTTGCCTCTGCAAAGAAAATGCCCAGGAAGGAAGGGCAAGGAAAAGGTGGTAGACATGAATGTTGCAGTAGGAATGCAAGTTTGTGGGATATGTCTGTCCGAAGAGGGGAAGAGGACTGTCCGGGGAATGTTAAATTGTTGCAGTCATTACTTTTGTTTTACTTGCATTATGGAGTGGTCAAAGGTAGAATCACGATGCCCCCTCTGTAAGCAAAGGTTCGCAACTGTTTGTAGAACTGCTCGAGATGATTTAAGAGATTTAGTTATTCAAGTTCCTGAGCGGGATCAG GTGTATCAACCATCAGAGGAAGAGCTTCGAGGCTACCTTGATCCATATGAGAATGTTCTTTGTACTGAATGCCTGCAAGGTGGGGATGATGCTCTCATGCTTCTTTGTGACATCTGTGATTCGCCTGCGCATTCTTATTGTGTTGGTCTTGGACGTGAAGTACCTGAAGGAAATTGGTACTGCGATGGCTGTAGACCAACAGCTCTTACTTCCTTGAATGCTCCACATTTGAATCCTACTCTTGATCTTGGTGCAAGTAACAATTTGCCTGTTATCTCATCACCTGTTGCCACTGTTCGTGAAACTTTTGATCTCAATGAATTATACGTACCGGAAACCCCACTGACTCAAGTAGCCATACCTTCTCCATCCCCGAGACATTCTATTGGAGATACTCAGGCTACGTCACCTGGTTCTGGATCAGGTGCATTTACCTTGTTCGAAAGACGTCGAATTCAGCGACAGATCCACCAACTTCTTAATGGCAGGGGCCACCCACTTAATAACAGGAGTAGACAATTAGACGGAAATGATGCTGTTTCCCCTGTGACTGTGATTAGCCTTTTTGGTTCTCAAATTACTCGTGACGGGGTATTAGCACCTCAACATACCGTTAATCAATCAAGAATGGCACCACAAAACATCCATCGCCAGGGAAGGTTACCGGAGAATTCGACGCCTTTGTTGTATCGTAGGGAAGTCATGTTGCCAAGATTAAGCAGTTTGAGGGGACATGTACTTCATAATCAAGCTTCTACATCCACGAATCACACTTTTGATGGATTGGCACACGGAGAATTTGTTGGTATCAATGAAAGAATCAGCCGGGATATGAGTAATCAGCAACTTTATCCTTGCAGTAGTACATCGAACACTGGATCTGAAGCTAGCATGTCTCCCTTTCAATTTAGAGAGGTTCATCTCTCCCTTCGAAAAAGAACGTCTGCATTA GTTCCAGTACCTTCAAGGACATTGCAAGGATCTATGCGCACCCCTTTTTAG
- the LOC140986140 gene encoding uncharacterized protein isoform X2 has product MNFFRSIFCFFGMFNFLSFLISSLCFIENLDRMISRLSQMARGGKFGLKREARNNIPLSRKGSDESDEDYTVGEDEDFNESEDEDCSLAEDESEDSLGEFVEEEEEEEEPVTIKKKVRKPGGGKCVQGRKKNGFAKGRKEKITYSEEEDYDDDVDDDDDDFFVSKLKRKHTLAWQEEEDDDVEDLLDGFDLKIPRTSFEKKNGGYKEKARKSTKVLNQKVEEEGDYDDSYEDDDEEFTPDEVDGFDEEELPATKKNKVGRLRVQETYIARGKRRKRNTEVLKKTKRKEPVIEKSLRKRIKSDHGESSLKNHVFLKKKKDPKPVQGRRRKPSLDYDSDFVSSGSVDCEYRVSEEEREQVREASEFCGSVATALRSSNALKMVKEEEFLPLQRKCPGRKGKEKVVDMNVAVGMQVCGICLSEEGKRTVRGMLNCCSHYFCFTCIMEWSKVESRCPLCKQRFATVCRTARDDLRDLVIQVPERDQVYQPSEEELRGYLDPYENVLCTECLQGGDDALMLLCDICDSPAHSYCVGLGREVPEGNWYCDGCRPTALTSLNAPHLNPTLDLGASNNLPVISSPVATVRETFDLNELYVPETPLTQVAIPSPSPRHSIGDTQATSPGSGSGAFTLFERRRIQRQIHQLLNGRGHPLNNRSRQLDGNDAVSPVTVISLFGSQITRDGVLAPQHTVNQSRMAPQNIHRQGRLPENSTPLLYRREVMLPRLSSLRGHVLHNQASTSTNHTFDGLAHGEFVGINERISRDMSNQQLYPCSSTSNTGSEASMSPFQFREVPVPSRTLQGSMRTPF; this is encoded by the exons ATGAACTTTTTTAGGAGCATTTTTTGCTTTTTTGGGATGttcaattttctttcttttcttatcTCTTCTTTGTGTTTTATCGAGAATCTCGATCGAATGATTTCCCGCTTGAG CCAGATGGCTAGAGGTGGAAAATTTGGATTGAAGCGGGAGGCCAGGAACAACATTCCATTGAGTAGAAAAGGTTCAGATGAGTCTGACGAAGATTACACCGTGGGTGAAGATGAGGATTTCAATGAGTCAGAGGATGAAGATTGTTCTCTTGCTGAGGATGAATCAGAAGATAGTCTAGGAGAATTTGTggaagaggaagaggaagaggaGGAGCCGGTTACGATAAAAAAGAAGGTTAGGAAACCTGGAGGTGGAAAGTGTGTTCAAGGGAGAAAGAAGAATGGATTTGCAAAGGGAAGAAAGGAAAAGATAACGTATAGTGAAGAAGAGGATTATGATGATGACGtcgacgacgacgacgacgactTTTTTGTCTCTAAGCTGAAAAGAAAACATACGCTGGCATGGCAAGAAGAGGAAGATGACGATGTCGAAGATTTGTTGGACGGTTTTGATCTCAAAATACCAAGAACAAGTTTTGAAAAAAAGAATGGTGGTTATAAGGAGAAGGCTAGAAAGAGCACTAAAGTTTTAAATCAAAAAGTAGAGGAAGaaggtgattatgatgattcATACGAAGACGATGATGAGGAATTTACACCAGATGAGGTTGATGGCTTTGATGAGGAAGAGTTACCTGCCACAAAAAAGAATAAGGTTGGCAGGCTCAGGGTGCAGGAGACTTATATTGCCAGAGGAAAAAGGAGAAAGAGGAATACTGAGGTCTTGAAGAAGACTAAAAGGAAGGAACCTGTGATAGAAAAAAGTTTGAGGAAAAGAATCAAATCTGATCATGGTGAGTCTTCGCTTAAGAATCATGTGTTTCTGAAGAAGAAAAAGGACCCTAAACCTGTTCAAGGAAGGAGAAGAAAACCGAGTTTAGATTATGATTCAGATTTCGTGAGTTCCGGGTCAGTTGATTGTGAATACAGAGTCTCTGAAGAAGAGAGAGAACAAGTTAGAGAGGCTAGTGAATTTTGTGGAAGTGTGGCCACTGCTTTGAGGAGTTCAAATGCTTTGAAGATGGTTAAAGAAGAAGAATTTTTGCCTCTGCAAAGAAAATGCCCAGGAAGGAAGGGCAAGGAAAAGGTGGTAGACATGAATGTTGCAGTAGGAATGCAAGTTTGTGGGATATGTCTGTCCGAAGAGGGGAAGAGGACTGTCCGGGGAATGTTAAATTGTTGCAGTCATTACTTTTGTTTTACTTGCATTATGGAGTGGTCAAAGGTAGAATCACGATGCCCCCTCTGTAAGCAAAGGTTCGCAACTGTTTGTAGAACTGCTCGAGATGATTTAAGAGATTTAGTTATTCAAGTTCCTGAGCGGGATCAG GTGTATCAACCATCAGAGGAAGAGCTTCGAGGCTACCTTGATCCATATGAGAATGTTCTTTGTACTGAATGCCTGCAAGGTGGGGATGATGCTCTCATGCTTCTTTGTGACATCTGTGATTCGCCTGCGCATTCTTATTGTGTTGGTCTTGGACGTGAAGTACCTGAAGGAAATTGGTACTGCGATGGCTGTAGACCAACAGCTCTTACTTCCTTGAATGCTCCACATTTGAATCCTACTCTTGATCTTGGTGCAAGTAACAATTTGCCTGTTATCTCATCACCTGTTGCCACTGTTCGTGAAACTTTTGATCTCAATGAATTATACGTACCGGAAACCCCACTGACTCAAGTAGCCATACCTTCTCCATCCCCGAGACATTCTATTGGAGATACTCAGGCTACGTCACCTGGTTCTGGATCAGGTGCATTTACCTTGTTCGAAAGACGTCGAATTCAGCGACAGATCCACCAACTTCTTAATGGCAGGGGCCACCCACTTAATAACAGGAGTAGACAATTAGACGGAAATGATGCTGTTTCCCCTGTGACTGTGATTAGCCTTTTTGGTTCTCAAATTACTCGTGACGGGGTATTAGCACCTCAACATACCGTTAATCAATCAAGAATGGCACCACAAAACATCCATCGCCAGGGAAGGTTACCGGAGAATTCGACGCCTTTGTTGTATCGTAGGGAAGTCATGTTGCCAAGATTAAGCAGTTTGAGGGGACATGTACTTCATAATCAAGCTTCTACATCCACGAATCACACTTTTGATGGATTGGCACACGGAGAATTTGTTGGTATCAATGAAAGAATCAGCCGGGATATGAGTAATCAGCAACTTTATCCTTGCAGTAGTACATCGAACACTGGATCTGAAGCTAGCATGTCTCCCTTTCAATTTAGAGAG GTTCCAGTACCTTCAAGGACATTGCAAGGATCTATGCGCACCCCTTTTTAG
- the LOC140986140 gene encoding uncharacterized protein isoform X1 translates to MNFFRSIFCFFGMFNFLSFLISSLCFIENLDRMISRLSQMARGGKFGLKREARNNIPLSRKGSDESDEDYTVGEDEDFNESEDEDCSLAEDESEDSLGEFVEEEEEEEEPVTIKKKVRKPGGGKCVQGRKKNGFAKGRKEKITYSEEEDYDDDVDDDDDDFFVSKLKRKHTLAWQEEEDDDVEDLLDGFDLKIPRTSFEKKNGGYKEKARKSTKVLNQKVEEEGDYDDSYEDDDEEFTPDEVDGFDEEELPATKKNKVGRLRVQETYIARGKRRKRNTEVLKKTKRKEPVIEKSLRKRIKSDHGESSLKNHVFLKKKKDPKPVQGRRRKPSLDYDSDFVSSGSVDCEYRVSEEEREQVREASEFCGSVATALRSSNALKMVKEEEFLPLQRKCPGRKGKEKVVDMNVAVGMQVCGICLSEEGKRTVRGMLNCCSHYFCFTCIMEWSKVESRCPLCKQRFATVCRTARDDLRDLVIQVPERDQVYQPSEEELRGYLDPYENVLCTECLQGGDDALMLLCDICDSPAHSYCVGLGREVPEGNWYCDGCRPTALTSLNAPHLNPTLDLGASNNLPVISSPVATVRETFDLNELYVPETPLTQVAIPSPSPRHSIGDTQATSPGSGSGAFTLFERRRIQRQIHQLLNGRGHPLNNRSRQLDGNDAVSPVTVISLFGSQITRDGVLAPQHTVNQSRMAPQNIHRQGRLPENSTPLLYRREVMLPRLSSLRGHVLHNQASTSTNHTFDGLAHGEFVGINERISRDMSNQQLYPCSSTSNTGSEASMSPFQFREVHLSLRKRTSALVPVPSRTLQGSMRTPF, encoded by the exons ATGAACTTTTTTAGGAGCATTTTTTGCTTTTTTGGGATGttcaattttctttcttttcttatcTCTTCTTTGTGTTTTATCGAGAATCTCGATCGAATGATTTCCCGCTTGAG CCAGATGGCTAGAGGTGGAAAATTTGGATTGAAGCGGGAGGCCAGGAACAACATTCCATTGAGTAGAAAAGGTTCAGATGAGTCTGACGAAGATTACACCGTGGGTGAAGATGAGGATTTCAATGAGTCAGAGGATGAAGATTGTTCTCTTGCTGAGGATGAATCAGAAGATAGTCTAGGAGAATTTGTggaagaggaagaggaagaggaGGAGCCGGTTACGATAAAAAAGAAGGTTAGGAAACCTGGAGGTGGAAAGTGTGTTCAAGGGAGAAAGAAGAATGGATTTGCAAAGGGAAGAAAGGAAAAGATAACGTATAGTGAAGAAGAGGATTATGATGATGACGtcgacgacgacgacgacgactTTTTTGTCTCTAAGCTGAAAAGAAAACATACGCTGGCATGGCAAGAAGAGGAAGATGACGATGTCGAAGATTTGTTGGACGGTTTTGATCTCAAAATACCAAGAACAAGTTTTGAAAAAAAGAATGGTGGTTATAAGGAGAAGGCTAGAAAGAGCACTAAAGTTTTAAATCAAAAAGTAGAGGAAGaaggtgattatgatgattcATACGAAGACGATGATGAGGAATTTACACCAGATGAGGTTGATGGCTTTGATGAGGAAGAGTTACCTGCCACAAAAAAGAATAAGGTTGGCAGGCTCAGGGTGCAGGAGACTTATATTGCCAGAGGAAAAAGGAGAAAGAGGAATACTGAGGTCTTGAAGAAGACTAAAAGGAAGGAACCTGTGATAGAAAAAAGTTTGAGGAAAAGAATCAAATCTGATCATGGTGAGTCTTCGCTTAAGAATCATGTGTTTCTGAAGAAGAAAAAGGACCCTAAACCTGTTCAAGGAAGGAGAAGAAAACCGAGTTTAGATTATGATTCAGATTTCGTGAGTTCCGGGTCAGTTGATTGTGAATACAGAGTCTCTGAAGAAGAGAGAGAACAAGTTAGAGAGGCTAGTGAATTTTGTGGAAGTGTGGCCACTGCTTTGAGGAGTTCAAATGCTTTGAAGATGGTTAAAGAAGAAGAATTTTTGCCTCTGCAAAGAAAATGCCCAGGAAGGAAGGGCAAGGAAAAGGTGGTAGACATGAATGTTGCAGTAGGAATGCAAGTTTGTGGGATATGTCTGTCCGAAGAGGGGAAGAGGACTGTCCGGGGAATGTTAAATTGTTGCAGTCATTACTTTTGTTTTACTTGCATTATGGAGTGGTCAAAGGTAGAATCACGATGCCCCCTCTGTAAGCAAAGGTTCGCAACTGTTTGTAGAACTGCTCGAGATGATTTAAGAGATTTAGTTATTCAAGTTCCTGAGCGGGATCAG GTGTATCAACCATCAGAGGAAGAGCTTCGAGGCTACCTTGATCCATATGAGAATGTTCTTTGTACTGAATGCCTGCAAGGTGGGGATGATGCTCTCATGCTTCTTTGTGACATCTGTGATTCGCCTGCGCATTCTTATTGTGTTGGTCTTGGACGTGAAGTACCTGAAGGAAATTGGTACTGCGATGGCTGTAGACCAACAGCTCTTACTTCCTTGAATGCTCCACATTTGAATCCTACTCTTGATCTTGGTGCAAGTAACAATTTGCCTGTTATCTCATCACCTGTTGCCACTGTTCGTGAAACTTTTGATCTCAATGAATTATACGTACCGGAAACCCCACTGACTCAAGTAGCCATACCTTCTCCATCCCCGAGACATTCTATTGGAGATACTCAGGCTACGTCACCTGGTTCTGGATCAGGTGCATTTACCTTGTTCGAAAGACGTCGAATTCAGCGACAGATCCACCAACTTCTTAATGGCAGGGGCCACCCACTTAATAACAGGAGTAGACAATTAGACGGAAATGATGCTGTTTCCCCTGTGACTGTGATTAGCCTTTTTGGTTCTCAAATTACTCGTGACGGGGTATTAGCACCTCAACATACCGTTAATCAATCAAGAATGGCACCACAAAACATCCATCGCCAGGGAAGGTTACCGGAGAATTCGACGCCTTTGTTGTATCGTAGGGAAGTCATGTTGCCAAGATTAAGCAGTTTGAGGGGACATGTACTTCATAATCAAGCTTCTACATCCACGAATCACACTTTTGATGGATTGGCACACGGAGAATTTGTTGGTATCAATGAAAGAATCAGCCGGGATATGAGTAATCAGCAACTTTATCCTTGCAGTAGTACATCGAACACTGGATCTGAAGCTAGCATGTCTCCCTTTCAATTTAGAGAGGTTCATCTCTCCCTTCGAAAAAGAACGTCTGCATTA GTTCCAGTACCTTCAAGGACATTGCAAGGATCTATGCGCACCCCTTTTTAG
- the LOC140986142 gene encoding calreticulin-like has translation MATAQRRLINPNILSLALAFSLLLATSSAKVFFEERFDDGWENRWVKSDWKKDESMAGEWNYTSGKWNGDPNDKGIQTSEDYRFYAISAEFPELSNKDKTLVFQFSVKHEQKLDCGGGYMKLLSGEVDQKKFGGDTPYSIMFGPDICGYSTKKVHAILTYNGTNQLIKKDVPCETDQLTHVYTFVLRPDATYSILVDNVEKQSGSLYSDWDLLPPKKIKDTDAKKPEDWDDKEYIPDPEDKKPEGYDDIPKEIPDSDAKKPEDWDDEEDGEWTAPTIPNPEYKGQWEAKKIKNPNYSGKWKVPMIDNPDFKDDPDLYVFPNLKYVGIELWQVKSGTLFDNVLVSDDPEYAKKLAEETWGKQKDAEKAAFDEVEKKKEEEESKNDAIDSDAEDGEDSDADSESHEANDDVKLDSKEQDEAEDDVHDEL, from the exons ATGGCAACTGCACAAAGAAGACTCATAAACCCTAATATTCTCTCTCTAGCCCTTGCTTTCTCCCTCCTCCTCGCCACCTCTTCTGCCAAAGTATTTTTCGAAGAGCGTTTCGATG ATGGATGGGAGAATCGGTGGGTCAAATCTGACTGGAAGAAAGATGAGAGTATGGCTGGAGAGTGGAATTACACCTCTGGCAAATGGAATGGAGATCCTAATGATAAAG GTATCCAGACCAGTGAAGATTACAGGTTTTATGCCATCTCCGCTGAGTTTCCTGAACTCAGCAACAAGGATAAGACCTTAGTTTTCCAGTTCTCTGTCAAGCATGAACAGAAGCTTGACTGCGGTGGTGGATACATGAAATTGCTCAGTGGTGAAGTAGATCAAAAGAAATTCGGTGGTGATACACCTTACAG CATTATGTTTGGACCGGATATCTGTGGCTACAGCACAAAGAAAGTCCACGCAATTCTCACCTACAATGGTACTAACCAATTGATCAAGAAGGATGTACCCTGTGAGACCGACCAACTGACTCATGTCTATACTTTCGTCCTCCGACCTGATGCTACTTACAGCATTCTCGTTGACAATGTTGAGAAGCAATCTGGTAGCTTGTATTCTGACTGGGATCTTCTCCCTCCAAAGAAAATCAAGGACACTGATGCCAAGAAG CCTGAAGATTGGGATGATAAGGAATACATTCCTGATCCTGAAGACAAGAAGCCAGAG GGTTATGATGACATTCCGAAGGAGATTCCGGATTCTGATGCCAAAAAg CCTGAGGATTGGGATGATGAGGAGGATGGCGAGTGGACTGCACCGACGATTCCCAACCCTGAGTACAAGGGCCAATGGGAAGCAAAG AAAATTAAGAATCCGAACTACAGTGGCAAATGGAAGGTACCAATGATTGATAACCCAG ACTTCAAAGATGACCCAGATCTCTATGTTTTCCCGAATTTGAAGTATGTAGGCATTGAATTGTGGCAG GTGAAATCTGGAACCTTGTTTGACAATGTCTTGGTGTCTGATGACCCTGAGTATGCTAAGAAGCTAGCCGAAGAAACATGGGGCAAACAGAAGGAT GCTGAAAAGGCTGCTTTTGACGAGGtagaaaagaagaaagaagaggaG GAATCGAAGAATGATGCCATTGATTCCGAT GCTGAGGATGGAGAAGATTCTGATGCGGACTCAGAATCCCACGAAGCCAACGATGATGTCAAACTGGATTCTAAGGAACAAGATGAAGCTGAGGACGATGTGCAT GACGAATTATAG